From Penaeus monodon isolate SGIC_2016 chromosome 6, NSTDA_Pmon_1, whole genome shotgun sequence, the proteins below share one genomic window:
- the LOC119573744 gene encoding uncharacterized protein LOC119573744, whose product MRFYLPVLVAAAALGCVSEAKVVPWKLPEPRLSLVSGRVSAVLNGPKTMKRATFLMAVNRRVTFRRPQHKLRLLCQLNEDGGKSCSGTGGPTVSPHDVIYYGMKVKLSRRKSTRFKNKKWSPPVTTSTTTATHETTGVTTLPPGWVSAITMSFGKAYDLPTP is encoded by the exons ATGCGCTTTTATCTGCCGGTGTTGGTTGCCGCGGCCGCGCTGGGATGCGTGAGTGAAGCGAAGGTCGTGCCTTGGAAGCTGCCGGAGCCTCGCCTGTCCCTCGTCAGCGGCAGAGTCAGCGCTGTTCTGAACG gacCGAAGACTATGAAGCGCGCGACCTTCCTCATGGCCGTAAACAGGCGGGTGACCTTCAGGAGACCTCAGCACAAACTCCGACTTTTGTGTCAGCTGAATGAGGACGGAG GCAAAAGCTGCTCGGGCACAGGAGGACCAACCGTCTCACCCCATGACGTTATTTATTACGGCATGAAAGTCAAACTCTCACGCAGAAAGTCGACTCGTTTTAAGAATAAGAAATGGTCGCCGCCAGTAACGACCTCGACGACAACGGCAACGCATGAAACGACCGGAGTGACGACCCTCCCCCCCGGCTGGGTGTCTGCCATAACGATGAGTTTTGGAAAGGCGTACGACCTGCCGACTCCTTGA